The Agromyces mangrovi genome contains a region encoding:
- the serB gene encoding phosphoserine phosphatase SerB, with protein MTDGTERRAGAAFVVVLDADSTLLVDEAIELIADAAGTRAHVADVTERAMRGELDFAASLRERVATLAGLPVAALDEVRTRVEVTRGAQELVDRVHERGGRVGVVSGGFHELLDPIAERLGLDHCRANRLEVQDGVLTGRVTGDIVDAAAKERALHEWTAAAGLDASRAIAVGDGANDLQMLGAAALGVAFRAKPVVRARADVAIDEADLSTVLALLGLRG; from the coding sequence GTGACCGACGGCACCGAGCGGCGCGCGGGCGCCGCGTTCGTCGTCGTGCTCGACGCCGACTCGACGCTGCTCGTCGACGAGGCGATCGAGCTGATCGCGGATGCCGCGGGCACGCGCGCGCACGTCGCCGACGTGACCGAGCGGGCCATGCGCGGCGAGCTCGACTTCGCGGCGAGCCTGCGCGAACGGGTCGCGACGCTCGCCGGCCTGCCCGTCGCAGCGCTCGACGAGGTGCGCACGCGGGTCGAGGTCACCCGGGGCGCGCAGGAGCTCGTCGACCGCGTGCACGAGCGCGGCGGACGCGTCGGCGTGGTCTCGGGCGGGTTCCACGAGCTGCTCGACCCGATCGCCGAGCGGCTCGGGCTCGACCACTGCCGGGCGAACCGGCTCGAGGTGCAGGACGGCGTGCTCACGGGCCGCGTGACGGGCGACATCGTCGACGCGGCCGCGAAGGAGCGGGCGCTGCACGAGTGGACGGCTGCGGCCGGCCTCGACGCGTCGCGCGCGATCGCGGTCGGCGACGGCGCGAACGACCTGCAGATGCTCGGCGCCGCGGCGCTCGGCGTCGCGTTCCGCGCGAAGCCGGTCGTGCGCGCGCGGGCCGACGTCGCGATCGACGAGGCGGACCTCTCGACGGTGCTCGCGCTGCTCGGCCTGCGCGGCTGA
- a CDS encoding beta-ketoacyl-ACP reductase yields MTDSRTVLVTGGNRGIGYAIAQRFVELGHRVAVTARSGEGPEGTLTVRADVTDQASVDAAFTEVEQQLGPVEVLVANAGVTRDMLLMRMSEDDFTSVVDTNLTGTFRVVKRASKGMLKGRYGRIVLISSVVGLYGSAGQVNYASSKSALVGFARSVTRELGGRGITANVVAPGFIETDMTAALPEEQQAQYKANIPAGRFATPDEVARVVSWVASDDAGYVSGAVIPVDGGLGMGH; encoded by the coding sequence ATGACCGACAGCCGCACCGTACTCGTGACCGGAGGCAACCGGGGCATCGGCTACGCCATCGCCCAGCGCTTCGTCGAGCTGGGGCACCGCGTCGCCGTGACCGCCCGCTCGGGCGAGGGCCCCGAGGGCACGCTCACCGTGCGCGCCGACGTCACCGACCAGGCCTCCGTCGACGCCGCCTTCACCGAGGTCGAGCAGCAGCTCGGGCCGGTCGAGGTGCTCGTCGCGAACGCGGGCGTCACGCGCGACATGCTGCTCATGCGCATGAGCGAGGACGACTTCACGAGCGTCGTCGACACCAACCTCACCGGCACCTTCCGCGTCGTCAAGCGCGCGTCGAAGGGCATGCTCAAGGGCCGCTACGGCCGCATCGTGCTCATCTCGAGCGTCGTCGGCCTGTACGGTTCGGCCGGCCAGGTGAACTACGCCTCGTCGAAGTCGGCGCTCGTCGGCTTCGCCCGCTCGGTCACGCGCGAGCTCGGCGGCCGCGGCATCACCGCCAACGTCGTCGCGCCCGGGTTCATCGAGACCGACATGACCGCCGCGCTCCCCGAGGAGCAGCAGGCGCAGTACAAGGCGAACATCCCCGCGGGCCGGTTCGCGACGCCCGACGAGGTCGCGCGCGTGGTCTCCTGGGTCGCGAGCGACGACGCCGGCTACGTGTCCGGCGCGGTCATCCCGGTCGACGGCGGCCTCGGCATGGGGCACTGA
- a CDS encoding DUF3099 domain-containing protein: MRKYTIAMSIRVVCVVCMIWAEGWWLAVCAAGAIFLPYVAVVLANVNMSRPGAVERPGAILPTAPRERTDETP; encoded by the coding sequence ATGCGCAAGTACACGATCGCCATGTCGATCCGCGTCGTCTGCGTCGTGTGCATGATCTGGGCCGAGGGCTGGTGGCTCGCGGTCTGCGCCGCCGGCGCGATCTTCCTGCCCTACGTCGCGGTCGTGCTCGCGAACGTGAACATGTCGCGGCCGGGTGCCGTGGAGCGGCCCGGCGCGATCCTGCCGACGGCGCCGCGCGAGCGGACGGACGAGACGCCGTGA
- a CDS encoding SURF1 family protein, whose translation MSDWGFLLSRRWAGYLALTVVFAIVCCCLGAWQLARRAEALTEVSRIDANYDAEPVAIDEALPEPGEFDEDLKWLPVAVSGEWMPEEEVLVRNRPYSGATGYEVITPFRLDDGTVFMIDRGWVSAPVDGTAVDVPPFPTAGSRSPLG comes from the coding sequence GTGAGCGACTGGGGGTTCCTGCTCAGCAGGCGCTGGGCGGGGTACCTGGCACTGACGGTCGTGTTCGCGATCGTCTGCTGCTGCCTGGGCGCGTGGCAGCTCGCGCGACGCGCCGAGGCGCTGACCGAGGTCTCGCGGATCGACGCGAACTACGACGCCGAGCCCGTCGCGATCGACGAGGCGCTGCCCGAGCCGGGCGAGTTCGACGAGGACCTCAAGTGGCTGCCCGTGGCGGTGAGCGGCGAGTGGATGCCCGAGGAGGAGGTGCTCGTGCGCAACCGGCCCTACTCCGGCGCGACCGGGTACGAGGTGATCACGCCGTTCCGTCTCGACGACGGCACCGTGTTCATGATCGACCGCGGCTGGGTGAGCGCGCCGGTCGACGGCACCGCGGTCGACGTGCCCCCGTTCCCGACGGCCGGGTCGAGGTCGCCGCTCGGCTGA
- a CDS encoding SURF1 family cytochrome oxidase biogenesis protein: MKAGEDVIAGRSSTDELLATIDLDELADRVDAPAYTGAYGLLVQSGAEANEPPLPATRPVRDEGPHLSYAFQWFVFALMAFIGLGWAARQERRALTLDDDEAETPEPQPRPRRRAPSDDEVEDGILDGTR, encoded by the coding sequence CTGAAGGCCGGCGAGGACGTCATCGCCGGGCGCAGCTCGACCGACGAGCTGCTCGCGACCATCGACCTCGACGAGCTCGCCGATCGCGTCGACGCGCCCGCGTACACGGGCGCGTACGGACTGCTCGTGCAGTCGGGCGCAGAGGCGAACGAACCGCCGCTGCCCGCGACCCGCCCGGTGCGCGACGAAGGCCCGCACCTGTCGTACGCGTTCCAGTGGTTCGTGTTCGCGCTCATGGCGTTCATCGGCCTCGGCTGGGCGGCGCGCCAGGAGCGGCGCGCGCTCACCCTCGACGACGACGAGGCCGAGACGCCCGAACCCCAGCCCCGTCCGCGGCGCCGCGCGCCCAGCGACGACGAGGTCGAGGACGGCATCCTCGACGGCACGCGCTGA
- a CDS encoding winged helix DNA-binding domain-containing protein encodes MASSRAERALVAARARAHGLAVPLATPREVVERLCCVQAQDLPAAKWAIGARASGCLEADVDRALDDGAVVRTWTMRGTLHLVLPEDVRWLLGLTAERMRRASARRREELGLTDGDAGRAADAAAAALGGGRSLDRAGLLEAWNRAGIDTSGQRGYHLISLLAIDGLLVQGPADGRAQRFVLLDEWAPQQRSYEGDEALAELVRRYLRGHGPAGERDLAWWAGLPVGAVRRGIAELGDAIERDADDRLALADAPAAAPGPLPHAALPAFDEYYLGYADRDAIAAPGTFERIVPGGNGVFRPVVVASGRVSGTWRAARTRGRADVDIDAFRTLSGRERTGLAASVRRWGRFTGIDAELRDSAGVDGE; translated from the coding sequence ATGGCCTCCTCACGTGCCGAGCGTGCCCTCGTGGCGGCGCGTGCGCGCGCGCACGGCCTCGCGGTACCCCTGGCGACGCCCCGCGAGGTGGTCGAGCGGCTCTGCTGCGTGCAGGCCCAGGACCTGCCGGCGGCGAAGTGGGCGATCGGGGCGAGGGCGAGCGGATGCCTCGAGGCCGACGTCGACCGCGCCCTCGACGACGGCGCCGTTGTGCGCACCTGGACCATGCGCGGCACGCTGCACCTCGTGCTCCCGGAGGACGTGCGCTGGCTGCTCGGCCTCACCGCCGAGCGCATGCGACGCGCCTCCGCGCGGCGGCGGGAGGAACTCGGGCTGACCGACGGCGACGCGGGTCGTGCTGCCGACGCCGCTGCAGCAGCGCTCGGCGGCGGGCGCTCGCTCGACCGCGCCGGGCTGTTGGAGGCCTGGAACCGCGCCGGAATCGATACGTCCGGCCAGCGGGGCTACCACCTCATCTCCCTGCTCGCGATCGACGGGCTGCTCGTGCAGGGTCCGGCCGACGGCCGCGCGCAGCGGTTCGTGCTGCTCGACGAGTGGGCGCCGCAGCAGCGTTCCTACGAGGGCGACGAGGCGCTCGCCGAGCTCGTGCGTCGCTACCTGCGCGGCCACGGGCCGGCGGGCGAACGCGACCTCGCATGGTGGGCCGGGCTGCCGGTCGGAGCGGTGCGTCGCGGCATCGCGGAGCTGGGCGACGCGATCGAGCGGGACGCCGACGACCGCCTCGCGCTCGCCGATGCGCCCGCCGCGGCGCCCGGGCCGCTCCCCCACGCCGCGCTCCCCGCGTTCGACGAGTACTACCTGGGCTACGCCGACCGCGACGCGATCGCCGCGCCCGGCACGTTCGAGCGCATCGTGCCCGGCGGCAACGGCGTGTTCCGCCCGGTGGTCGTCGCGTCCGGTCGGGTGTCGGGCACGTGGCGCGCGGCCCGCACGCGCGGGCGCGCGGACGTCGACATCGACGCCTTCCGTACGCTGTCGGGGCGGGAGCGCACCGGCCTCGCGGCATCCGTGCGCCGTTGGGGGCGCTTCACCGGTATCGACGCCGAGCTGCGGGACTCAGCCGGCGTCGACGGCGAGTGA
- a CDS encoding glycoside hydrolase family 3 N-terminal domain-containing protein translates to MSPLRIVAPAILAIVALSGCSGAQSAPEASPTPTPEPRPVPAEASTPEPFDPVAVYVQAAMAGMSVEEKAASLLMLHRPGLDPAPIRADIEQYGLGGVILMGDNVPADPASLRALTDGLEVDPDLPPLVAIDEEGGIVRRLPWDVAAGPDILKGQPVEATTEAFDVRAGLLDDAGVSVNFGIVADVTADSGSFIYPRVLGTDPAAAGERVAAAVGAEQGRVYSTLKHFPGHGAAPGDSHTSIPQTDLAFADWEARDAVPFREGIDAGAELVMFGHLRFTAVDDAPATMSAEWIDVLRDDLGFDGVAITDDMLMLQRSGDAEFADPVENAVRALEAGQDLLLYVLPADPSTVGVDVDALIAGIAAAVESGRIDQDSLDESVARVLTLRRSLAVDAG, encoded by the coding sequence ATGAGCCCGCTCCGCATCGTCGCGCCGGCGATCCTCGCGATCGTCGCATTGAGCGGATGCTCCGGGGCGCAGTCCGCACCCGAGGCCTCGCCGACGCCGACCCCCGAGCCGCGTCCGGTGCCCGCGGAGGCGAGCACGCCCGAGCCCTTCGATCCGGTCGCGGTGTACGTGCAGGCGGCGATGGCGGGCATGAGCGTCGAGGAGAAGGCCGCGTCGCTGCTGATGCTGCATCGCCCGGGGCTGGACCCGGCGCCGATCCGCGCCGACATCGAGCAGTACGGCCTGGGCGGCGTCATCCTCATGGGCGACAACGTGCCCGCCGACCCGGCGTCGCTGCGCGCGCTGACCGACGGGCTCGAGGTCGACCCCGACCTGCCGCCCCTCGTCGCGATCGACGAGGAGGGCGGCATCGTGCGGCGCCTGCCGTGGGACGTCGCGGCCGGCCCCGACATCCTGAAGGGGCAGCCCGTCGAGGCGACGACCGAGGCGTTCGACGTGCGCGCCGGCCTGCTCGACGACGCCGGCGTGAGCGTGAACTTCGGCATCGTCGCCGACGTGACGGCCGACTCCGGCTCGTTCATCTACCCGCGCGTGCTCGGCACCGACCCGGCCGCGGCCGGCGAGCGCGTCGCGGCGGCCGTGGGCGCCGAGCAGGGGCGCGTGTACAGCACCCTGAAGCACTTCCCGGGCCACGGGGCGGCGCCCGGCGACTCGCACACCTCCATCCCGCAGACCGATCTGGCATTCGCCGACTGGGAGGCGCGTGACGCCGTGCCGTTCCGGGAGGGCATCGACGCGGGCGCGGAACTCGTGATGTTCGGCCACCTGCGATTCACCGCCGTGGATGACGCGCCCGCGACCATGTCGGCCGAATGGATCGACGTGCTCCGCGACGACCTGGGCTTCGACGGGGTCGCGATCACCGACGACATGCTCATGCTCCAGCGCTCGGGCGACGCGGAGTTCGCCGACCCGGTCGAGAACGCCGTGCGCGCCCTCGAGGCCGGGCAGGACCTGCTGCTCTACGTGCTGCCCGCCGACCCGTCCACCGTCGGCGTGGACGTCGATGCGCTGATCGCCGGCATCGCCGCCGCGGTCGAGTCGGGACGCATCGACCAGGACTCGCTCGACGAGTCGGTCGCGCGCGTGCTCACGCTGCGGCGGTCACTCGCCGTCGACGCCGGCTGA
- a CDS encoding Lrp/AsnC family transcriptional regulator, with protein MTQQSNGSDRTPIDAIDRRIVAELSRDGRLSVRTLAERVHISRTSAHNRVQSLVRRGVITGFGAQVDRKAIGLNVTALVVVRIQDAPWERIAEQLAQLPFVEKVQAVSGDIDIMLTVSAPDHEQLSQAILRDIHDLPGVVSTRSHLVLYESDGRPPRSRSTSGSRGRMPLA; from the coding sequence ATGACGCAGCAGTCGAACGGCTCGGACCGCACACCGATCGATGCCATCGACCGGCGCATCGTCGCGGAGTTGAGCCGGGACGGCCGCCTGTCGGTCCGCACCCTGGCCGAGCGCGTGCACATCTCGCGCACCTCCGCCCACAACCGTGTGCAGTCGCTCGTGCGCCGCGGCGTCATCACCGGGTTCGGCGCGCAGGTCGACCGCAAGGCGATCGGGCTCAACGTCACCGCACTCGTCGTGGTGCGCATCCAGGACGCGCCGTGGGAGCGCATCGCGGAACAGCTCGCGCAACTGCCGTTCGTCGAGAAGGTGCAGGCCGTCTCGGGCGACATCGACATCATGCTCACCGTGAGCGCGCCCGACCACGAGCAGCTCAGCCAGGCGATCCTGCGCGACATCCACGACCTGCCGGGGGTCGTGTCGACCCGGTCGCACCTCGTGCTCTACGAGAGCGACGGGCGGCCCCCGCGCAGTCGCTCGACATCTGGCAGTAGGGGTCGGATGCCCCTGGCGTAG
- a CDS encoding glycoside hydrolase family 2 TIM barrel-domain containing protein: MRRQDLALLREIGATTVRLAHYQHDQLFYDLCDEAGLVVWAEIPQITVFLPGATDNARDQLTELIVQNRHHASIVCWGLSNEITLAGSGDEVVAAHRELNGLAHRLDPTRLTAMANLFLLETDHPLIGLPDVMSYNLYFGWYVGDVEDNDTWLDDFHAANPGIAIGLAEYGADANPRYQSPDPEKGDYTEGYQARYHEHMLEMIEARPWLWATHVWNLADFGSAGRDEGGVAGRNQKGLVSFDRTLRKDAFYVYKAAWSTEPFVHVAGRRRAERAEDVTEVIVYSNQDRVTLVVDGVEVGTVTGTRVFRFRVPLTGAHEVTARSGELSDTITLRKVEEVHAASVAPTTTIANWFDDAELPSPAGFYSIRDSLGDIKRSEDGARVIASVLEAVATSRGEVGKGVEIPPAMQAIVDRMTVEKLIREAGGVPAEQVAALNARLNLIAK; this comes from the coding sequence ATGCGGCGGCAGGACCTCGCGCTGCTGCGCGAGATCGGGGCGACCACCGTGCGCCTCGCGCACTACCAACACGACCAACTGTTCTACGACCTGTGCGATGAGGCGGGTCTCGTCGTGTGGGCCGAGATCCCGCAGATCACCGTGTTCCTCCCCGGCGCGACCGACAACGCACGCGACCAGCTGACCGAGCTGATCGTGCAGAACCGGCACCACGCGAGCATCGTGTGCTGGGGACTCTCGAACGAGATCACGCTCGCCGGCTCCGGCGATGAGGTCGTGGCCGCGCACCGTGAGTTGAACGGCCTCGCCCACCGGCTGGACCCCACCCGCCTCACGGCGATGGCGAACCTGTTCCTGCTCGAGACCGACCATCCGCTGATCGGCCTGCCCGACGTCATGTCGTACAACCTCTACTTCGGCTGGTACGTGGGCGACGTCGAGGACAACGACACCTGGCTCGACGACTTCCACGCGGCCAACCCCGGGATCGCGATCGGACTCGCCGAGTACGGCGCGGACGCGAACCCGCGGTACCAGTCGCCCGATCCCGAGAAGGGCGACTACACGGAGGGCTACCAGGCGCGGTACCACGAACACATGCTCGAGATGATCGAGGCACGTCCATGGCTGTGGGCCACCCACGTCTGGAACCTCGCCGACTTCGGTTCCGCCGGTCGCGACGAGGGCGGCGTCGCCGGTCGCAACCAGAAGGGACTGGTGTCCTTCGACCGCACGCTCAGGAAGGACGCGTTCTACGTGTACAAGGCGGCCTGGTCGACCGAACCGTTCGTGCACGTGGCCGGACGCCGCCGTGCGGAGCGTGCCGAGGACGTGACCGAGGTCATCGTCTACTCCAACCAGGACCGCGTCACGCTGGTCGTCGACGGCGTCGAGGTCGGCACCGTCACGGGCACGCGTGTCTTCCGCTTCCGCGTTCCCCTCACCGGGGCCCACGAGGTGACCGCCCGGTCGGGCGAGCTCAGCGACACGATCACCCTGCGCAAGGTCGAGGAGGTGCACGCCGCGAGTGTCGCACCGACCACGACCATCGCGAACTGGTTCGACGACGCCGAGCTGCCGAGCCCCGCCGGGTTCTACTCCATCCGCGACTCGCTCGGCGACATCAAGCGGTCGGAGGACGGCGCCCGTGTGATCGCCTCCGTGCTGGAGGCGGTGGCGACCAGCCGCGGCGAGGTGGGGAAGGGTGTCGAGATCCCGCCCGCGATGCAGGCGATCGTGGACCGGATGACAGTCGAGAAGCTCATCCGGGAAGCGGGCGGCGTACCCGCCGAGCAGGTGGCGGCGCTGAACGCCCGGCTCAACCTGATCGCCAAGTGA
- a CDS encoding helix-turn-helix domain-containing protein, which produces MSTETQPAHSAGEYAQLVTALADVLSCPVELTTDTRAALDAFEAAHCFDARFQPAFSATVLGGFVREMTPQVVHEITEPLGMAIAVTRWGEYLLVIGPYTHEPLHAGAAEEALSRLGVPSARLSAYTLYRTRYPIVDAGYAYRGAVALMRAAGGEDRLGSLREVRAAGGTIAPGDGDAPHSAALAVVEERYRLEQEFMDAISDGSSERALAVLQRMGRMPRTISYLDTPFLGMTILRIMARVAAQRGGLPPVAIDAVSQEYAQRLHRIGHSSDPQHGVAFIAQMVGEFCRQVRRHRQRDYPRLVRQVADDIELHLSDPVSTTELADRLGVSASTLARRFKAATGVTIAAYAARQRVERAARLLATTNQSVRDIALFVGYDDANYFVKVFRAEHGMTPTAYREAHTA; this is translated from the coding sequence ATGTCGACGGAGACGCAGCCCGCGCACAGCGCAGGCGAATACGCCCAGCTGGTGACCGCACTCGCCGACGTGCTGAGCTGCCCGGTGGAGCTCACGACCGACACCCGCGCCGCGCTCGACGCCTTCGAGGCGGCGCACTGCTTCGACGCGCGATTCCAGCCGGCGTTCAGCGCCACCGTGCTGGGCGGCTTCGTGCGCGAGATGACACCGCAGGTGGTGCACGAGATCACGGAGCCGCTGGGCATGGCGATCGCGGTCACGCGATGGGGCGAGTACCTGCTCGTCATCGGCCCCTACACGCACGAGCCATTGCACGCGGGGGCGGCGGAGGAGGCACTCAGCCGGCTGGGCGTGCCGAGCGCCCGCCTGTCGGCGTACACGCTGTACCGCACGAGGTACCCGATCGTGGACGCCGGATACGCCTACCGCGGTGCCGTCGCGCTCATGCGTGCAGCGGGCGGTGAAGACCGCCTCGGCAGCCTCCGGGAGGTGCGCGCGGCCGGCGGAACCATCGCACCGGGCGACGGCGACGCGCCGCACTCCGCGGCGCTCGCGGTGGTCGAGGAGCGGTACCGCCTCGAGCAGGAGTTCATGGATGCGATCAGCGACGGTTCGTCGGAGCGTGCGCTCGCGGTGCTGCAGCGAATGGGGCGGATGCCTCGCACGATCAGCTACCTCGACACGCCCTTCCTCGGCATGACGATCCTGCGGATCATGGCTCGGGTCGCAGCCCAGCGCGGTGGCCTGCCGCCCGTCGCCATCGACGCCGTCTCCCAGGAGTACGCGCAGCGGCTGCACCGGATCGGCCACAGCTCCGACCCGCAGCACGGCGTCGCGTTCATCGCGCAGATGGTCGGCGAGTTCTGCCGGCAGGTGCGACGGCACCGCCAGCGCGACTACCCGCGACTCGTCCGGCAGGTCGCCGACGACATCGAGCTCCATCTCAGCGACCCGGTCTCCACGACAGAGCTCGCCGATCGGCTCGGCGTCTCCGCCTCGACGCTCGCCCGGCGATTCAAGGCCGCGACCGGGGTGACGATTGCCGCCTACGCCGCCAGGCAGCGCGTCGAACGGGCCGCTCGACTGCTCGCGACGACCAACCAGAGCGTGCGCGACATCGCGCTGTTCGTCGGCTACGACGACGCGAATTACTTCGTGAAGGTGTTCCGCGCCGAGCACGGCATGACGCCGACGGCGTACCGCGAGGCACACACGGCCTGA
- a CDS encoding MFS transporter: MARNPKQTASQADGVEYRRARTWEIAFSQMNNGSAMIFYVLVGLMSYLQNAGYGIAVAAAGLILTFTRVFDGLVDPLLALIIEKVDFRFGKLRFFMLGGWLIRSLAILMLFVWASDTGLGAVFFIAMFCVYIIGSSMNDIAGQMTGPVLTNDPRQRPAVQVWSTVYAYFVPAIFSILSTVVFLPRHGNQFTLEMLSETAITYVACSFVLQILACVGVARIDKPENFAHLSVDRTKAAVSMRDMWNLLTRNGPFQRYLISGASDKLAQVVRSQAVIATLMWGILLGNMQLGSVLGLIAILPGIVFAIFGARYTGKHGAKAATVTWTWICLILAGVLIAFCLVVDMGSILGSLTLTIVFFLVYLLMNGASMVVTVANGAMRADVVDYELDRSGKFLPATVSATYNIVDQVISSLGATLALGAVALIGFTTVMPQPTDSPTTAILLMSLLLFFGLPILGWACTLIAMRGYKLDRHEMIAVQKRVAARKEALQAESADALA; encoded by the coding sequence ATGGCGCGCAACCCGAAGCAGACGGCCAGCCAGGCGGACGGTGTCGAGTACCGTCGCGCCCGAACGTGGGAGATCGCCTTCTCCCAGATGAACAACGGCTCGGCGATGATCTTCTACGTCCTCGTCGGACTCATGAGCTACCTGCAGAACGCCGGCTACGGCATCGCCGTCGCGGCGGCGGGGCTCATCCTCACGTTCACCCGCGTCTTCGACGGCCTGGTCGACCCGCTGCTCGCGCTGATCATCGAGAAGGTGGACTTCCGGTTCGGCAAGCTGCGCTTCTTCATGCTGGGCGGATGGCTCATCCGATCGCTCGCGATCCTGATGCTCTTCGTCTGGGCCTCCGACACCGGTCTCGGCGCCGTGTTCTTCATCGCGATGTTCTGCGTGTACATCATCGGCTCGTCGATGAACGACATCGCCGGACAGATGACCGGGCCCGTGCTCACCAACGACCCCAGGCAGCGCCCCGCCGTGCAGGTGTGGTCCACGGTCTATGCGTACTTCGTGCCCGCGATCTTCTCGATCCTCTCGACGGTCGTGTTCCTGCCCCGGCACGGCAACCAGTTCACGTTGGAGATGCTCAGCGAGACCGCGATCACGTACGTCGCGTGCTCCTTCGTGCTCCAGATCCTCGCCTGCGTCGGCGTCGCCAGGATCGACAAGCCCGAGAACTTCGCGCACCTCTCGGTCGACCGGACGAAGGCTGCGGTCTCGATGCGCGACATGTGGAACCTGCTCACCCGGAACGGGCCCTTCCAGCGCTACCTGATCAGCGGCGCCTCCGACAAACTCGCCCAGGTGGTGCGATCGCAGGCCGTGATCGCCACGCTCATGTGGGGCATCCTGCTCGGCAACATGCAGCTCGGCTCCGTGCTCGGCCTCATCGCGATCCTCCCGGGCATCGTGTTCGCGATCTTCGGCGCCCGCTACACCGGTAAGCACGGCGCGAAGGCGGCGACCGTGACCTGGACGTGGATCTGCCTCATCCTGGCCGGCGTGCTGATCGCGTTCTGCCTGGTGGTCGACATGGGCTCGATCCTCGGCAGCCTGACCCTCACGATCGTGTTCTTCCTCGTGTACCTGCTGATGAACGGCGCCTCGATGGTCGTCACCGTCGCGAACGGGGCCATGCGGGCCGACGTCGTCGACTACGAGCTCGACCGCTCCGGCAAGTTCCTGCCGGCGACGGTGTCCGCCACCTACAACATCGTCGACCAGGTCATCTCGTCGCTCGGTGCGACGCTCGCCCTCGGCGCCGTGGCGCTGATCGGGTTCACGACGGTCATGCCGCAGCCCACGGACAGTCCGACCACGGCGATCCTGCTGATGAGCCTGCTGCTCTTCTTCGGCCTGCCGATCCTCGGCTGGGCGTGCACGCTCATCGCCATGCGCGGCTACAAGCTCGACCGCCACGAGATGATCGCCGTGCAGAAGCGCGTGGCGGCACGGAAGGAAGCGCTCCAGGCCGAGTCCGCGGACGCGCTCGCCTGA
- a CDS encoding fibronectin type III domain-containing protein, with protein MPFGGAFAVSGLRVFGHGDGAPAGTVEAAGERVDPRTASLRWDAADGAVGYNVRYGISPEKLYHSWLVYDRTDLEIGSLNAGHPYWFAVDSFNGAGVTPGAAIRID; from the coding sequence ATGCCGTTCGGCGGCGCCTTCGCGGTGAGCGGCCTGCGCGTGTTCGGCCATGGTGACGGGGCGCCTGCGGGCACCGTCGAGGCCGCCGGCGAGCGGGTCGACCCGCGCACCGCGTCGCTGCGCTGGGACGCGGCGGACGGCGCCGTCGGCTACAACGTGCGCTACGGCATCTCACCCGAGAAGCTCTACCACTCGTGGCTGGTGTACGACCGCACCGACCTCGAGATCGGATCACTGAACGCAGGGCATCCGTACTGGTTCGCCGTCGACAGCTTCAACGGAGCGGGCGTCACGCCCGGTGCCGCGATCCGGATCGACTGA